The following are encoded together in the Salvia hispanica cultivar TCC Black 2014 chromosome 6, UniMelb_Shisp_WGS_1.0, whole genome shotgun sequence genome:
- the LOC125193139 gene encoding cucumber peeling cupredoxin-like: MELGGGFVLCVVLLAAVAELVGRATAATYVVGDNLGWNVPSSVDEYSSWASRHVFTPGDVLTFNFVTGEHDVAEVRKAAYDECSSNDPIVLSTVGPWNTTLNSTGEHYYICTFGRHCSLGQKLAINVTAPSPTPPASPPMLPTPTPPPASSPTPMSGSPSPVPPPTQMPRSPAPTPSPTPMSGSPSSNPSPAPMPGSPGGSPSPGTPGGAPTTPGELSPPPGNSAMLPTVSATLVVLGSVALGLIM; the protein is encoded by the exons ATGGAATTGGGTGGTGGATTTGTTTTGTGCGTGGTGCTGCTGGCCGCGGTGGCTGAGCTCGTCGGAAGAGCTACTGCGGCCACTTATGTTGTCGGAGATAATCTAGGATGGAATGTTCCTAGTAGCGTCGATGAGTACTCCAGTTGGGCTAGTCGCCATGTTTTTACACCTGGAGATGTTCTCa CGTTCAATTTCGTGACAGGGGAACATGATGTGGCTGAAGTGAGAAAGGCAGCATACGATGAGTGCAGCTCCAACGACCCCATTGTGCTGTCTACCGTTGGGCCGTGGAACACGACTCTCAACTCCACCGGAGAACACTACTACATTTGTACCTTTGGCAGACACTGCTCCTTGGGCCAGAAGTTGGCTATCAACGTCACTGCCCCCTCTCCAACACCGCCTGCTTCCCCCCCTATGCTCCCCACCCCAACCCCGCCACCGGCCTCTTCACCAACACCGATGTCAGGATCACCATCTCCGGTTCCACCACCAACACAGATGCCAAGATCACCAGCTCCGACTCCATCACCAACACCAATGTCAGGATCACCATCTTCGAATCCATCACCAGCACCAATGCCAGGATCACCAGGTGGAAGTCCTTCACCGGGGACTCCAGGAGGGGCTCCTACTACACCCGGGGAGCTCAGCCCACCTCCAGGCAACTCCGCTATGCTTCCAACTGTCAGTGCTACCTTGGTGGTGTTAGGCTCAGTTGCCCTTGGGCTCATCATGTAG
- the LOC125193369 gene encoding thylakoid lumenal 16.5 kDa protein, chloroplastic: protein MATFLLSNAKVFLPCVPSASSSSHSTIQIVCRSETCSIVTSRRAIALSLATAAGFLSGANYKAGAAILEADEDDELMEKVKRDRKKRLEINSSTQEKAYLQDVVYKLSKIGQAIEQKDLAEANSVIVSAKDTEWLQKVNAALNKLSSSEEEKTEADLFQLSMASLISSITEKDEEGSKIAFVASATAFEKWTTLSGLAGQLKGL, encoded by the exons ATGGCCACATTTTTGCTCTCAAACGCCAAAGTGTTTCTACCTTGCGTTCCATCagcatcttcatcttcacatTCAACAATTCAAATTGTGTGTAGATCTGAGACATGCTCCATTGTTACAAGCAGGAGAGCCATCGCTCTCTCTCTCGCCACCGCTGCCGGCTTTCTCTCCGGCGCCAATTACAAGGCCGGCGCCGCCATTTTGGAGGCGGATGAAGACGACGAGCTGATGGAGAAGGTGAAGAGAGATAGGAAGAAGAGGCTCGAGATCAACTCATCAACTCAGGAAAAAg CATACCTGCAAGATGTTGTGTACAAACTGAGCAAAATAGGGCAGGCTATTGAGCAGAAGGACCTTGCTGAAGCAAATTCTGTTATTGTGTCAGCCAAGGATACTGAATGGCTCCAGAAGGTTAATGCTGCCCTCAACAAG TTGAGTTCTAGTGAAGAGGAGAAGACAGAGGCTGATCTATTCCAACTGTCAATGGCCTCCTTAATCTCATCTA TTACtgaaaaagatgaagaagggtCCAAGATAGCATTTGTGGCATCTGCAACCGCCTTTGAGAAGTGGACCACTCTATCTGGATTGGCTGGGCAACTCAAGGGCCTTTGA